Within Spinacia oleracea cultivar Varoflay chromosome 4, BTI_SOV_V1, whole genome shotgun sequence, the genomic segment GCAGAGATTTAGTTCTTAGCAGCCATAAACAAAGCTTGCTAAGATAGAGAGAATATTATTGAGAGTATTGCTTAGAGTGTACGCTCATTACAACAGAATTATTGATTAAACTTAGAAAGGAAATAATCTACTTATATAAGACAACAATGCCTTGCTGTCATAGCCAATCAGAAGGCAGCAGAATCCTAACAACCAATCACAGTGCAGCAGTACATCAACCAATCATATTGCAGCATTGCTAACAACCAAGCTGATGTCAGTAATTCAGTTACAAGAGCTGTAATCCTGTGTGGGCAAGACTAGCTTGTGTATGGTGAGGCTGcacttgtgtgtgttgatcattcTGTAATCCAACAGACAAACTTTACATAATACAACTACAAACGAAACAAAACAAACCACTAGAGTCATTAGAACGATCCCTTACATAACTTATACAAAAAATTACAAACAAGCTCCTAAAAATCGAAAGAGTAGCATGGATTGCGTCTGTCAACCCGACCATGAGTCCATGATCATATATTGCCGTGACTTTTTTTACAACCtctacaaataaataaattaagagtAATCATGAACAAAGAAAtgtgaaaatataaaaaaaagtagttGGAATAAATTTCAACTCAAATTGGTCGTAAGTAACCAAGATAAGTCTCAACCACTAACAAATGCTGATAGAAACTTAATTGGTTTTGAAAGTGGTAGGGCGACTACGACTAGTTGGATCGAAACTACCACTAtttaaatacgaagtatatagttGCACATTTTACTTGTCTTTTTAGCTTTATGTAAAAAGAAAAAGTTATTGAGTTGTTagattaatctcaaactctgaTTGTACATctttaatatatttttcattactAAAGATATTACAGTAATAGTTAAATTATTATTGCGTTTACAAAgacgaaaattaaaattatttgtgCAACAATTTCTTAATCAATAAAGAAAGTACTTTAAACGTATATCAGATATTGAGGGCAGATAAAGGAGTAATTCAAGAGAGAAATTACTTTGactaatacggagtagtacTATATATAAATAGAATCTAAGAAAGTAAATGATTTCCACCTAAAATTACGAAAAAAAAATGGGCACAACTATCAACTCTTATCTACTTCCCTGCTGTGTTCTAATCctgttttcttcaatttcacaGGTATTATCTGTAGATTCTACATACAACAACTTTCTCCAATGTCTAaaaaaccaatcaaattcatcaaCAAACATTTCCACAATTCTCTATTCTAAAGAAAACAAAAGCTACAATTCAGTCTTACAAGCTTACATTCGAAACCTTAGATTTACATACCCAACAACATCAAAACCACTACTCATCATCACCCCTTTCACCCCCTCCCAAGTATCCGCCTCCGTCGTATGCGCTCGTAAACTCGGCCACCAAGTTAAAATCCGTAGTGGCGGCCACGACTATGATGGGTTATCTTACATCTCCGACCACCCTTTTGTCATTCTCGACATGCAAAATCTACGACACATCGAAGTTGACCCCAAGGCAGCAACCGCCTATATCGAGGCAGGTTCGACTTTGGGGGAGCTCTACTACAGGAtacaagaaaaaacaaacactctcggGTTTCCGGCCGGGGTGTGCCCTACTGTAGGTGTAGGAGGCCATGTCAGCGGTGGCGGATACGGTAACATGATCAGAAAATATGGATTATCTGTAGATCATATAATAGATGCTACAGTTGTTGACGCACAGGGTCGGATCTTGAATCGTAGTACCATGGGGGATGACCTGTTTTGGGCTATTAGAGGTGGTGGTGGGGCTAGTTTCGCTGTCGTCGTTTCCTACACCGTGAACCTTGTACCGGTACCGGAAACAGTAACCGTTTTTAACATCAAGCGGTTTCTTACTGATAATGCTACTGATTTGGTTTATAAGTGGCAGTTTTTGATGAAAGATATTGATCATAATTTATTTATCAGGTTATTATTACAGCCTGTAAGTGATCCTCAGAATAAAGGGAAAAAAACAGGGAGAGTCACTTTTATAGCACTTTATTTAGGTGATTCTAAAGCATTATTCTCTCTGCTCAACACTAAGTTTCCTGAACTTGGTCTTAAGAAACAGGATTGCTTAGAGATGACTTGGGGAAAATCAGCACTATTTTGGGCAAATTACGACAACAAAACTTCGCCTGAAGTTCTGTTAAACAGGACATATTTAGCTAATTACTCCAAGCGGAAATCGGATTACGTACAAACACCCATCACAAAGAAAGGGTTGAATCTCTTATGGAAGAAGTTGATTACATTGTCAAAACCAGGAATGGTGTTTAACTCGTATGGTGGGAGGATGAATGAGATTCCGGCCACGGATACACCATTTCCTCATAGGAGAGGGAACTTGTTTAAGATTCAGTACTCAACAAGTTGGAAAGATGCAGGGAAACTGGACGAAGATAAGTATATTGGGTTAATGAGGGAGCTTCATACTTTTATGACACCTTATGTTTCTAAAAATCCAAGGGGTGCTTACTTTAATTATAGGGATGTTGATATTGGTGTTAGTCATAATTGGACTTACCAACAAGGCCAAGTTTATGGCAAGCAATATTTCAAGGGGAATTTTGATAGGTTAGTGAAAGTGAAGACTTTGGTTGATCCTACCAACTTTTTCAGGAATGAACAGAGTATTCCTACTCTCAAATCTTTGGGTGTTATATAGAAATTGTATACCATTGTTTTATGTAGTTATTTGATTTTAATATTTACTACAAAGTTGTAAAAGTTTAAAAGCTAGGTTTTATAGTAATCAAACATATATTCGATCtatataaatttttataaaatagtGTTAAGCCGTCAACTAGAAGACTTGTTTCTTACCTGTATAATATAATGTGAATAAAGTAATACACAATCTCATCTAGATTCCTTTGTATTATATTTTTTCCGTACCTCTttctgaaggaattatgtccttagacatttccggcaattattaaatataaataggaatcaattatgaatataataagttaattattttagtaatcatatttgcttgctatagaataaatgtgattagtagaacaatattgattggacctacaactaaaatatattaatcttataaggtcacacatataagcactaattggaatgggcccagaAGGCCCTatggcaaccggtctattaagggaaagTAGGTTGGGCTTTgtttttgtgttaacctaaaactctcacattataatagttataatgttaGGGATTTAGAAATAACATTTATTCAATATCTGacacaaaaaggaaaacacaaaaccaTAACTCTTTCTCTGAAACGccgttcttcccaaacaaagcaagagattgatcgtgatcgttctcttctgtactagcatacgtgggattcaattggtgcttgtggactatgtaatcccccgtaaaattataaatattactaatatattttaacgtatagttaattatatttaaatagaatttacgaattttagaaataaatatgtaactaacgaatatttatttttatacgttttaaatatttcaacgatttatgaaatcaaaataattttagaatgttatgttgaaaagaaatcgaattacgaaaaccgtttgaatttggaaaacaatcctaattggTTTGGATTCAAACACTTATGCTCAATCCTAGTTCTAGCCCAAATTGGTAAAGCCCAAATAAATAAACCCAAAACAAACCCAAACCCCTTCCACGTGAAACCAAAGATCTCAAATCCCTCCTCTTGTTTCAGCATTTACGTAAAAGAACTACTGTTTCTCTCTTCTCCCTTGTCAGCCGCCACACCACGCCCACTGCTGGACCACCACCTGCACCGTCGACCACCGTCGACCCTCGTGGTAACTCCTTCTTCCTCTCTCTTCTTTCGGTTGTCTTGCCCTGCTCCTCCTCTTCCGTTTTCCTCCTCTCCTTActtgtttctctttttgtttacGTGCGACAGCCACCAACGCCGCACCACCGCCACGTTGCCGCccagctgaaggaaataatgcccttggtccaagtatgcattctatgttaagtctaataagtgcggttcagtattaagtaacaagttaataattcatagagatcaagtgagttgaatgcctagctagaggccgcttcagttcaagtggaattaatgatattaatccacaacttactcttgactgaacccgtagggtcacacaaatagtacgtaaacggatcaagtatttaatggcattaaatactccatctatggatattcggaatcgacggatcttggtttcagtgggagctgagatcgtcacaggcaagaaatgaatgctccggaaacgatgatattgccggaaacggaaatatggatcgtatcggaaatataaatattatccaagtcgtagatgttgccggaaacggaaacatggtacgtatcggaaaatattatcggaaatggaaatatggccggaatcggaaatattgccggaaacgaaaatattgtcagaatcggaaatattatcggaatcggaaaataattccggaaacggaaatattaaatatttgttcgaaacggaaattaattccggaatcggaaatattaaatattgttcgtatcggaaatgaattccggaatcgggaaattaatcggaagcgtatcgtacgaattagcatcggacgaggcctgccaggcGATGGCCCAGCttcgcgccacaacgcaccagccaaggctgcgccaggcccaccgcaaggcaggcccagcgcacgccaacgctgcggcagcgtgtgggcctcgtggcaataggctgcgagctcgcgggctgcgcgcgcacatggcgcccctcgtgggctgctgtgcgtgcgtgtgtgtgtttgtgtgctatacgaatcctaaagctatcaggtttcgacatatgattaaattcctaaacctaaaaggatgaattaattaaataagaattctattaggattctagtttaattaattcgtatcctaatatgattacaattccctttccatacctctataaataaaggcctagggtcattattttatatagagagtattcaagtattcaaagtgatttttgagagcaaaaattcagtcatacaattgcctatactagccgaaaattctaagtaccttaagggcgatcctagttggtcaagcttaaggcggatccggacgtgctgtggactatctacggagggacgacacttggagtcctaaagacttgttcttgttcggttcgggcgcagctagggaaggcacgcaacaaagtgtatgcatctaaactatgctaaatgattatgtgtaaataatatgctttcctggctttatggtttttccgcatgatttatgaattgtcatatgtataatAACCTAACACCAGCCTGCATCGCTGTGCCGCCGCGTTCCTTGCCCACACCAACCAACGTCTTCCTTCTTCTTTGTATTtcgttctctttcttttttttctgtttCGTTCATGGGCTCATTCGTGTTTTGTTTATGCCGACAACAACCTCCATTCGCAGCCACCTCGCCTAGCCGCACCACCCTGTCCGCCGGCCAGCACTCCCCTCTCCCTCTTGAATTAGTtattttcttaaaccctaagtaactaattattttaattaattatagttttaatttaaattacgttcttgatattaaatttataatttttatggcttgaatttgattttcagatttggtgttgctaattataaacgaattatttttagttttggttaattaaaaataagttagggcttaatcatgttttattaattcgaattatgttttcgtgaattaaagttatggttttgtgattaaactataaatttaagattatacgaattttataataaagttattaattttcagattatctaattacattgaaatattggtttttgattgtttaaagtatgaaattcaaggtttttatgattttaaatcatggtaggttgagtatggattattaaatttgttgttttgagatactaggagcgtagattgaccttggtgaagcttttaaatgaatttatattgctgaaaatttaaagtacgatgtttgcaaaaagtttccaacgaatttcaatcactagttcaataattatgatgctaggaaatcaaatgtttaagttttgatattggggaaagttccaaatatgtttaggatgcatttagaatgctttattatggttgccaatgattagaaattgattgggattacttgttggttgttttaggcggagaattctctttaggcgacttttgaaagtgttaaagtggcctatcagtttgtttacacaaggtatgtacatacctgtgtgcttggaatgcgtgctattttttgaaaccatgttgaaattgttgatgaacttggttatgttgcgATTGTTGATggacttggttatgttgatagtgttgatgaacttgatcaggttgaaattgcatgtttaatactgttggatggacatattgaacctatattgcattatgagaattataacatgttagtatggatgattgatgcaaacatgttagttgggaacactagattattctatatatgttggtttgaaTCGATTGATCGtcgttccctttttagcttttcactactttatgagggctgtggaccttatttagtaagttgaaaccttatacccatatagaggggttgatcagtattaaaggaaaggttggatttaattggaatgagtcttgtttgatacctttgtgatcacttacttaattccaagataaaaacaattgtgaataaatgtggattgtatgccttatgtgattgttgagtcataatagggtgtcaatttgtaaatcatgtaaagtgaaactgagtagcaatagctttagactgtgcacgtctaaagtgacggacaaacaggagttggggttcatggtggtagcccatggcctttatctcggactggattgatcaccgtgtcctatttttttcaaacattcctcgatatcgcaggtcactgaggttacggagtcgcgcccgtacctcgtcttccttagtgaagcttctagctagaaaactcggtccattgcctatttcaattaattaacattattgttataaaagtctagtccagtctagcctagtctagccaAGTGTGGTCGTCAACTTATCATGTTTTGcctgcccttacttatgtttaatAATATGATGTTAGGTttgttattgttttagtatgtagtactcatctttgctgattacgtgttttgtttgtgtgtgttgatcatggctatgccttattgatcctgtgatgacccatctttggtgagcagtctctaaggatcaataagcgttgcccatctacaggtttgaagatgatgcatcattggtatcgggattagagagcttgtatttagattTGTTTGGTTAAacgatttggtttgttaatttggactctCTTCTTCCTGTATCTCCGCTCTTCCAGCTGTCTTCTGCTTGAACTATCCTATCGGATATGAAATGCCCTTCCTTTTTCCCTTTACAGATCCAAAAACTTCGCGCCTCCGGATCATCCAGCTCGTCCTCGTGGACGGGGGTCCTAAACGAGATCCTTTCTAACGAGACTACTACTGACGACACAAGTAGCACGTCGGCGAATCGGAGGTCTTCGAACCTCGTGCGAATCCAGCCGCGGAAGAGGAGAAATTTGTCGTACTGTTCGtgtttccttatttccgttaattggtttttttGGGAcataatatgtaatcgattatttataaacctaaaagttagttttatgttttccgctgcaaaattctgaataagccgttacgttttcacacgggcgataatgccttgataattctctacgttttatattaaaaggttattttagaaaagagagaattgtcgggatgttacaaagtggtatttttgagctaaaggttttactgacatttcgtgtctaccttttaaatttttaggcgcctaactaactaattagttactcAAAAAGAATTTCATTGAATTAAGCTACTAGTAGTAACTAAATTGAAATATTTCCGTTATTATTTAcaaatgtttgaatttattttaacatTGACTCTTGAATTACGTGCTTTGAAATATGTTctcgtttatgtgaattaagtgtatttcgtttttttttt encodes:
- the LOC110784666 gene encoding berberine bridge enzyme-like 21, with translation MGTTINSYLLPCCVLILFSSISQVLSVDSTYNNFLQCLKNQSNSSTNISTILYSKENKSYNSVLQAYIRNLRFTYPTTSKPLLIITPFTPSQVSASVVCARKLGHQVKIRSGGHDYDGLSYISDHPFVILDMQNLRHIEVDPKAATAYIEAGSTLGELYYRIQEKTNTLGFPAGVCPTVGVGGHVSGGGYGNMIRKYGLSVDHIIDATVVDAQGRILNRSTMGDDLFWAIRGGGGASFAVVVSYTVNLVPVPETVTVFNIKRFLTDNATDLVYKWQFLMKDIDHNLFIRLLLQPVSDPQNKGKKTGRVTFIALYLGDSKALFSLLNTKFPELGLKKQDCLEMTWGKSALFWANYDNKTSPEVLLNRTYLANYSKRKSDYVQTPITKKGLNLLWKKLITLSKPGMVFNSYGGRMNEIPATDTPFPHRRGNLFKIQYSTSWKDAGKLDEDKYIGLMRELHTFMTPYVSKNPRGAYFNYRDVDIGVSHNWTYQQGQVYGKQYFKGNFDRLVKVKTLVDPTNFFRNEQSIPTLKSLGVI